One part of the Drosophila teissieri strain GT53w chromosome 3R, Prin_Dtei_1.1, whole genome shotgun sequence genome encodes these proteins:
- the LOC122621197 gene encoding sodium/potassium-transporting ATPase subunit beta-1, with the protein MPEDVMVPAGDYKLVKQIRRTQRRKKDLPWTKRVFDIDEQKLFGRTAFAWLRITLYYLFLYFLIFLIVAFWVTILLLAIIDPKKPRWLKGHPGLSMVPNQNRSVLEYFTHLANEVNPIADRIDDCLNKLNDNAIDFFSDFNQDTTWGYATGKPTVFIKLNKVIGFQPETYDTPDDLPKNAPSSLQGTVGKLGNTPKIWLTCEVTEGPKPDMVFYPGPYFEASEEMTGVTRVVAIQMNKMPKNSKVFFHCKVWARNIPIDNYQGTGHLKFALNMRFDKDSNQASTHKSTTPRQDPVPPADGPAEPNKGRPEDQLGGLEMPPSPENERDALDKMGYNPQKEDMTEPPS; encoded by the coding sequence ATGCCCGAGGATGTTATGGTGCCCGCTGGGGACTACAAGCTGGTCAAGCAGATCCGCAGGACGCAGCGCCGCAAGAAGGACCTTCCGTGGACGAAGAGGGTGTTCGACATAGACGAGCAGAAGCTGTTTGGCCGCACTGCATTCGCTTGGTTGCGAATCACGCTCTACTACCTGTTCCTATACttccttatttttttaatagtgGCTTTTTGGGTCACCATCTTACTGCTAGCGATCATCGATCCGAAAAAGCCGCGCTGGCTCAAAGGTCATCCGGGTCTGTCGATGGTGCCCAACCAAAACCGATCCGTGCTGGAATACTTTACGCACTTAGCGAATGAGGTCAACCCGATCGCGGACCGCATCGACGATTGCCTGAACAAATTAAACGACAATGCCATTGACTTCTTCAGCGACTTCAACCAGGACACGACGTGGGGCTACGCAACCGGAAAGCCGACCGTCTTCATTAAGCTAAACAAGGTTATCGGCTTCCAGCCGGAAACCTACGACACTCCAGACGACTTGCCCAAGAATGCGCCCTCGAGCCTTCAGGGCACCGTGGGCAAGCTGGGCAACACGCCGAAGATCTGGCTCACCTGCGAGGTGACCGAAGGACCCAAGCCCGACATGGTCTTCTACCCGGGTCCATATTTCGAGGCCTCCGAGGAGATGACAGGTGTGACACGCGTGGTGGCCATCCAGATGAACAAGATGCCCAAGAATTCAAAGGTCTTCTTCCACTGCAAGGTGTGGGCACGAAACATTCCCATCGATAATTACCAGGGCACGGGGCATTTGAAGTTCGCGCTGAACATGCGCTTTGACAAAGACAGCAACCAGGCCTCCACCCATAAGTCCACTACCCCTCGACAAGACCCAGTCCCACCAGCCGACGGTCCCGCCGAGCCGAATAAAGGGCGACCAGAAGATCAGCTCGGCGGATTGGAAATGCCGCCTTCGCCGGAAAATGAGAGGGACGCCCTCGACAAAATGGGATATAATCCCCAGAAGGAGGACATGACCGAGCCACCCAGCTAA
- the LOC122619551 gene encoding uncharacterized protein LOC122619551, with product MSENVIAAPLSRIPGTSQAKEKHSKDLKTLTYPQLLEMRDRQLHFLSFKKRLHQLPDKGKRLQESYEKLLAEIRRRDEVEEATRMLSGLNIAEKGKVALNNLEWNGRNTDEGAHVDDILDSDDEVEMDPLKIIAQGTMHEKKVTVIPPPTSLITAEDLVDIEEFKKPTDSPDSALAGHSDTSSLPAEIVEIASQVADKLNKELPPDQHALYLIDKTETNVHTPREKFMPFRTTKSHVHDPDKERVRKKGKHWEITAATPPLIQHKEAQLVPLAESAALQMDYMQRVKEVRILQAEQRLARLKSSRLGLGLPEESILRTKESFRNYRDPQATFLIEGRQKASEANEVHDPTIQDRGVAASGIHYTVLE from the exons ATGAGCGAAAATGTGATTGCTGCTCCGCTTAGCCGAATCCCGGGCACCAGCCAGGCGAAGGAGAAGCACAGCAAAGACCTAAAGACCCTAACTTATCCGCAGCTGTTGGAGATGAGAGATAGGCAGTTGCACTTTCTGTCGTTCAA AAAGCGTCTTCATCAATTGCCGGACAAGGGAAAGCGTCTTCAGGAGTCGTACGAAAAATTACTGGCCGAGATCAGGAGACGGGATGAAGTGGAGGAGGCAACTCGAATGCTGAGCGGTCTCAACATAgccgaaaagggaaaagtagCTCTCAACAACCTGGAGTGGAATGGCAGAAACACGGACGAGGGCGCCCATGTGGACGACATTCTGGACAGCGATGACGAGGTGGAGATGGATCCCCTGAAGATTATAGCGCAGGGAACAATGCACGAGAAGAAGGTCACGGTGATTCCACCGCCGACGAGTCTTATAACGGCAGAGGATCTGGTGGATATCGAGGAGTTTAAGAAACCAACTGACTCCCCAGATTCGGCTTTGGCAGGACATAGTGACACCAGTTCCCTTCCTGCCGAGATTGTAGAAATAGCCAGCCAAGTGGCGGACAAGCTGAACAAGGAGCTGCCTCCCGATCAGCATGCCCTCTACCTCATCGATAAGACCGAAACAAATGTGCATACTCCTAGAGAAAAGTTTATGCCATTCCGCACCACCAAGTCCCATGTCCACGATCCCGACAAAGAGCGGGTGCGGAAAAAAGGCAAGCACTGGGAGATAACGGCAGCAACTCCGCCACTCATCCAGCACAAAGAGGCCCAATTGGTGCCATTGGCTGAGTCGGCTGCGTTACAGATGGATTACATGCAACGAGTTAAG GAGGTTCGCATTCTGCAGGCTGAACAGCGGCTGGCCCGGCTTAAAAGCTCGCGACTCGGACTTGGCCTTCCCGAGGAATCCATTTTAAGAACCAAGGAATCCTTCCGCAACTACCGTGATCCCCAAGCCACGTTTCTCATTGAAGGCAGGCAAAAAGCCAGCGAAGCGAATGAAGTGCACGATCCCACGATTCAAGATAGAGGAGTAGCCGCCAGTGGCATTCACTACACGGTGTTAGAGTAA
- the LOC122621424 gene encoding uncharacterized protein LOC122621424, with protein sequence MPNDAIIYSGPYEVGRLRRRRDQRVADYLFRRSIRTSNPDPEMTMCRIFKLLLYFTIFYVVLGAFTTGLTLLIMAHQIPPDKPGCSKFPGLASAPGYHVGDQKQILWSPDNAKELANIRRAMSRAVDRYGLKGLKRMMGCNLDDSWGYMTGTPCILLKITQALGFRAVTYDDAMTLPDYAPDELYDYVVGLGTEERFNRIWVSCQVLDPGLDVHFDYVPDRFFDAEELFTSGNVFLNESSDNEGGTYKEDPRLRRIIGVQLSNIPPNRDIQIHCKAWAKNIPLYMVTIKLLVRLTAPIHPTTPLVLDEWYE encoded by the coding sequence ATGCCGAACGACGCGATAATCTATTCGGGTCCATACGAAGTGGGACGTCTTCGCCGCCGGCGAGATCAGCGGGTGGCGGACTACCTCTTCAGGCGTTCCATCCGCACCAGCAATCCGGATCCCGAGATGACCATGTGCCGCATTTTCAAACTGCTGCTCTACTTCACCATATTCTATGTGGTCCTAGGCGCATTTACGACGGGATTGACCCTTTTAATAATGGCGCATCAGATACCCCCTGATAAGCCGGGATGCAGCAAGTTCCCCGGCCTAGCATCCGCACCCGGTTATCATGTAGGCGATCAGAAACAAATTTTGTGGAGCCCGGATAACGCGAAGGAACTGGCTAACATCCGACGCGCGATGTCGCGGGCGGTGGATCGATACGGCCTGAAAGGCCTAAAGCGTATGATGGGCTGTAACCTGGACGACAGCTGGGGCTATATGACCGGGACACCCTGCATTCTATTAAAGATCACCCAGGCACTCGGCTTCCGGGCGGTCACCTACGATGACGCCATGACGCTGCCCGACTACGCTCCGGATGAACTTTACGACTATGTGGTGGGCCTGGGCACGGAAGAGCGCTTCAACCGCATCTGGGTGTCTTGTCAGGTTTTGGATCCGGGACTGGACGTTCATTTTGACTACGTTCCGGATCGCTTCTTCGATGCCGAAGAACTCTTCACCTCTGGCAATGTCTTTCTGAACGAGTCCTCGGATAACGAGGGCGGCACCTACAAGGAGGATCCCCGCCTTAGGCGTATCATCGGTGTTCAGCTCAGCAACATTCCGCCCAACCGGGACATCCAAATCCACTGCAAGGCGTGGGCTAAGAACATCCCACTCTACATGGTAACGATCAAGCTCCTGGTGCGCCTGACGGCACCTATTCACCCAACCACTCCATTGGTACTGGACGAGTGGTACGAGTGA